One genomic segment of Mercenaria mercenaria strain notata unplaced genomic scaffold, MADL_Memer_1 contig_2812, whole genome shotgun sequence includes these proteins:
- the LOC128552449 gene encoding uncharacterized protein LOC128552449, whose product MFHTPDHYHSISMRLSEVLGDIGVNEKLLLKRRRSEVLEETNKAIIYRARKCQMTAYNFGSWPEGTTTTGLRSDTDHLLTLDYINVIQDWSEWTLGKYNFLMIQNETSPPGYCLLQRLRDDTPLPYTHEHNHFVKDTSGRILLKNTILDTIVEGIEQRQGPSIATTQQPGMLDRDIVSAFPCTSWPQSAKACLGHLDVNNWPTANMYRYIKTTKCFVVGVGNKVSENADFEWRLSTSLAERCLMFSLNITQIRCYILMKMIIKTYINLDNESFISSFMCKTVLFHCIESKPLYIWKECNILSCLTYCILTLNRCISCRNCPHFFDRENNLMAGKFSDKVKQELLQTTANLLPCDGMSLLGIQFDNVGERLQIKLNIMNGVHHNIPSPDEYTRHTSAQLLRQTARFILDMHNVVIHETKDESLVMKLRILLQIVQHLTRYYRDGDMLVKVSSRLLAPIYCSSIGSLIASHNIQINNTVSPQALAWLETGFDSDVASSRLKLASILYCTGQMESAAFILNDVDQRYNIEVTQPQCSCYDFPITHKIGFEQISSQYGEEAVKYMVAYCVRFSREEIKCVPHELQYEMFRSTQEDIQHRDISDNIWMDCAVVDSLPYLYFLQYKTLGNLNRPEEQQQALNKLVWVTETEDNLGHRETALNLLGQCMEQENRLDDALQCYMLSLRERETNNAAKIHICRCLANIRL is encoded by the coding sequence ATGTTTCATACACCAGATCACTACCACAGTATATCTATGAGACTTTCTGAGGTTTTAGGTGATATTGGAGTTAATGAAAAGCTGCTGCTAAAGAGAAGAAGGTCAGAGGTACTGGAAGAAACCAATAAAGCAATCATATACAGAGCAAGAAAATGTCAAATGACTGCTTATAATTTTGGCAGTTGGCCAGAAGGTACTACAACAACAGGACTTAGATCAGACACTGACCATCTTTTAACTCTTGATTATATAAATGTGATACAGGACTGGTCAGAATGGACTCTAGGTAAGTATAACTTCCTGATGATCCAAAATGAAACATCACCTCCTGGATATTGTCTTCTACAGAGGCTTAGAGATGATACTCCACTTCCTTATACACATGAACATAATCATTTTGTCAAGGACACTAGTGGACGGATATTGCTCAAGAATACAATTCTTGATACCATTGTGGAAGGAATAGAGCAGAGACAAGGACCATCAATAGCAACAACACAACAGCCTGGTATGCTAGATAGAGACATAGTATCAGCATTTCCTTGTACATCATGGCCACAATCAGCTAAAGCTTGCCTAGGTCATTTAGATGTAAACAATTGGCCTACAGCTAATATGTACAGATATATAAAAACTACAAAGtgttttgttgttggtgttggcAACAAAGTCAGTGAAAATGCAGATTTTGAATGGAGACTTTCTACCTCATTAGCTGAAAGGTGCTTGATGTTCAGTTTGAACATTACTCAAATAAGatgttacattttaatgaaaatgattataaaaacCTACATTAATCTTGACAATGAAAGTTTCATTTCcagtttcatgtgtaaaactgttttgtttcaCTGTATAGAAAGTAAACCATTATATATATGGAAGGAATGTAACATTTTAAGTTGTTTAACATACTGCATACTTACACTGAACAGATGTATATCATGTAGAAACTGTCCACATTTCTTTGATCGTGAAAACAACTTGATGGCAGGAAAGTTTTCAGATAAAGTAAAACAAGAGTTACTTCAAACAACAGCGAACCTGTTACCATGTGATGGAATGTCACTTCTTGGAATTCAGTTTGATAATGTTGGTGAAAGACTTCAGATCAAGCTGAACATAATGAATGGAGTACATCATAACATTCCAAGCCCAGATGAATACACTAGACATACTTCAGCTCAGTTATTACGACAAACAGCTAGATTTATTTTAGACATGCATAATGTTGTTATTCATGAGACCAAAGATGAAAGTTTAGTTATGAAATTGAGAATTCTGTTACAGATAGTACAACATTTAACTAGATACTACAGGGATGGTGATATGTTAGTTAAGGTATCAAGCAGACTTCTAGCACCTATATATTGCAGCTCTATAGGGTCCCTGATAGCCTCTCATAACATTCAAATAAACAACACAGTTTCTCCTCAAGCACTAGCCTGGCTTGAAACAGGATTTGACTCGGATGTTGCTTCAAGCAGACTTAAACTTGCTTCTATATTGTATTGTACAGGGCAAATGGAAAGTGCAGCATTTATTCTTAATGATGTAGATCAACGATACAATATAGAAGTTACTCAGCCTCAATGTAGCTGTTACGATTTCCCTATAACACACAAAATAGGATTTGAGCAGATTTCCAGTCAATATGGTGAAGAAGCAGTTAAGTACATGGTTGCATATTGTGTAAGATTTAGTAGagaagaaataaaatgtgtaccACATGAACTTCAGTATGAGATGTTCAGATCAACACAAGAGGACATTCAACACAGAGATATATCTGATAATATCTGGATGGACTGTGCTGTGGTAGACTCACTTCCATACctttattttctacaatacaaGACTTTAGGCAACCTAAACAGGCCCGAGGAACAGCAACAAGCACTGAACAAACTGGTATGGGTGACTGAAACAGAGGACAACCTTGGACACAGAGAAACGGCACTGAATCTACTTGGACAGTGCATGGAACAGGAGAACAGACTAGATGACGCTCTACAGTGTTACATGTTATCCCTACGTGAAAGGGAAACAAATAATGCAGCAAAAATTCATATCTGCAGATGTTTGGCTAACATACGATTATAA